The proteins below come from a single Candidatus Hydrogenedens sp. genomic window:
- a CDS encoding carbamoyltransferase C-terminal domain-containing protein, which translates to MIILGISEDFFDAGVTICNDDQILFMSNEERYTRRKNEGGFPYLSLENALKQTGLTWKDIEGVCVSGFVTPFPFFRLFPNLQKKAFLSRREKNQNSETYWNNITEWAVSYNPISYINPSDGMKKNLSIVLRKIIRKRLPFLPANIPIHFIEHHEAHAWGSYFCSGYNEALIVTADGMGDGLSLTISKGKENTVTRLWKSSAKSSFGLFFENLTEVLGFVPCRDEGKLTGLSAHGDANKIEDENPFSWNEDFLSYKGPYGKKLREWLLHLLNKYSREDLCAWSQNILEQTICSLIRYWLNKTGLKKVAVAGGVFANVLLNQRIHELQEVEELFVYPNMGDGGLSLGAICSQYQFYPKSLPHAFWGDYFSNEDIKTAIVKLGLPFKELDSQQIFSFIAECIYHKKIIARFYDKMEWGPRALGNRSILCDSTMRNITEKLNAMLRRSDFMPFAPALLDEDTEQFLVGYEKAMHAGEFMTCCFRSTPKMKEQHEAVVHIDGTTRAQIVKKENNPTFYEILKHYKNLSGTSVVLNTSFNMHESPIVRTPEEALQTFKESGLDYLFLNNFVVAQSQDNFNENGKHTK; encoded by the coding sequence ATGATAATACTTGGAATTAGTGAAGATTTTTTCGATGCAGGTGTTACTATTTGCAATGATGACCAAATATTATTTATGTCCAATGAGGAACGATACACTCGACGAAAAAATGAGGGAGGATTTCCATACTTATCTCTGGAAAATGCTTTGAAGCAAACAGGTTTAACATGGAAAGACATAGAGGGAGTATGTGTTTCAGGTTTTGTAACCCCATTCCCTTTTTTCCGTTTATTCCCTAACTTGCAAAAAAAAGCATTTCTTTCCAGAAGAGAGAAAAATCAAAATAGTGAGACCTACTGGAATAACATTACAGAATGGGCGGTTTCCTATAATCCTATCAGCTATATCAATCCTTCAGACGGGATGAAAAAAAATCTATCTATCGTTTTAAGAAAAATAATTCGCAAACGCTTACCGTTTCTTCCTGCTAATATCCCTATTCATTTTATTGAACATCACGAGGCCCATGCATGGGGAAGTTATTTCTGTTCAGGTTATAATGAAGCCCTTATTGTTACTGCCGATGGAATGGGAGACGGTTTATCCTTGACTATTTCTAAAGGAAAAGAAAATACAGTAACGAGATTATGGAAATCCTCTGCAAAAAGTTCTTTTGGTTTGTTTTTTGAAAATCTGACAGAAGTGTTAGGCTTTGTCCCATGTAGAGATGAAGGAAAACTTACAGGACTTTCCGCCCATGGAGATGCAAACAAAATTGAAGATGAAAACCCTTTTTCATGGAACGAGGATTTCCTTTCGTATAAAGGCCCTTATGGTAAAAAGTTAAGAGAATGGCTTTTGCATTTATTAAATAAATATTCACGAGAGGATTTATGTGCATGGTCCCAAAATATTTTAGAACAGACAATTTGCTCTTTAATCCGATATTGGCTAAATAAAACAGGACTTAAAAAAGTAGCGGTTGCAGGGGGGGTATTTGCTAATGTGTTGCTAAATCAAAGAATACATGAGTTGCAAGAAGTCGAAGAATTATTTGTATATCCCAATATGGGAGATGGAGGATTGAGTTTAGGAGCGATATGTTCGCAATATCAATTCTATCCCAAATCACTTCCTCACGCATTTTGGGGAGATTACTTTAGTAATGAAGATATTAAAACAGCAATAGTTAAATTGGGTCTTCCATTTAAGGAACTTGATAGTCAGCAAATATTTTCGTTTATAGCAGAATGTATTTACCATAAAAAAATTATCGCACGATTTTATGATAAAATGGAATGGGGACCGCGTGCTTTGGGAAATCGTTCTATTTTATGTGATTCAACAATGCGGAATATAACGGAAAAATTAAATGCTATGTTAAGACGAAGTGATTTTATGCCTTTTGCTCCTGCTCTTTTAGATGAGGATACGGAACAATTTTTGGTAGGATATGAAAAGGCAATGCATGCAGGTGAATTTATGACATGCTGTTTTCGAAGTACCCCAAAAATGAAAGAACAACATGAGGCGGTCGTTCATATAGATGGAACAACACGAGCCCAAATTGTAAAAAAAGAAAATAATCCGACTTTTTACGAAATATTGAAGCATTACAAGAATTTATCAGGAACCAGTGTAGTGCTGAATACAAGTTTTAACATGCATGAATCGCCTATTGTTCGAACTCCAGAAGAAGCATTACAAACATTTAAAGAATCAGGATTGGATTATCTATTTTTAAATAACTTTGTGGTGGCACAAAGTCAGGATAATTTTAATGAAAACGGAAAACACACAAAATAA
- a CDS encoding AglZ/HisF2 family acetamidino modification protein: MLKVRVIPVLLLRHWGLEKTIQFSNPKYVGCPINAARVFNQHNVDELILLDIVATLENRPPEIEVVKQISAETSMPFTVGGGIRDIHTIRELLNAGADRVVLNTSVVEVPNLLQKSAEQFGRQCIVVSMDVRRINGKYEVFTHGGRKSTGLNPVELAKRAEAEGAGEILITSIDRDGTLEGYDLDLIKMITDNVQIPVIACGGAGSVKDLADAYYQSGVSAVACGAFFLFYGPRRTVLITYPTEEQLLEYFKPEHVRKRDPKKPIDLELSRL, translated from the coding sequence ATGCTAAAAGTTAGAGTAATACCAGTCCTTTTATTGCGACATTGGGGTTTGGAAAAAACCATTCAGTTTTCAAATCCGAAATATGTGGGTTGTCCTATTAACGCGGCTCGTGTTTTTAATCAACATAATGTTGATGAATTAATACTTTTAGATATTGTGGCGACACTTGAAAATCGCCCTCCAGAAATAGAAGTTGTTAAACAAATATCGGCAGAAACATCCATGCCGTTTACCGTCGGAGGTGGAATTCGCGATATTCATACCATAAGAGAATTGCTGAATGCAGGGGCGGATAGAGTAGTCCTTAATACTTCAGTAGTAGAGGTTCCTAATTTATTGCAGAAATCAGCCGAACAATTTGGGAGACAGTGTATCGTAGTGTCAATGGATGTTCGTAGAATAAATGGTAAATATGAAGTGTTTACACATGGAGGACGAAAATCGACAGGTCTGAATCCTGTGGAATTAGCAAAAAGAGCAGAGGCGGAGGGTGCAGGAGAAATATTGATTACAAGCATTGATAGAGATGGCACACTTGAAGGGTATGATTTAGACTTAATAAAAATGATTACAGATAATGTTCAAATTCCAGTAATCGCATGTGGAGGGGCAGGTTCTGTTAAGGATTTGGCAGATGCCTATTACCAATCGGGAGTTTCTGCAGTGGCATGTGGAGCCTTTTTCCTTTTTTACGGTCCGCGGAGGACTGTTTTGATCACTTATCCCACAGAAGAACAACTATTAGAGTATTTTAAACCCGAGCATGTTCGAAAAAGAGACCCCAAAAAGCCTATTGATTTAGAATTATCACGATTATAA
- a CDS encoding N-acetyl sugar amidotransferase encodes MIRQNEDKILCKRCVMDTSIPGVYLDNQGVCNFCHMHDKLDKRFPVGEQGAMILQKIAEKIRRDGRGKKYDCVVGVSGGRDTSYCLYYVKEIMNLRPLAVHFDNGWDSEIAKSNLAKLCDKLDVELHTIIMDWPESRELTNATIRACVPYIDLTDDIGIASSLYRTAVAENVRYIILSHSFREEGVTPLMWNYIDGKYTRAIIERYCKIPLKHFKNVELWDMIYWILWKRIRVINITNYYDDTGEKIETLLKEKFDWQDTGQHHLDNELFTLVYYYARRKFGFDWRVVELSAKVRTGVISRESALKALQEIPFFEDEERIEHCLRKQGISREEFEAIVNAPNKYFTDYPSYYPLLRKFKWFVWILCKLHTIPAHTYEKYFHAI; translated from the coding sequence ATGATTCGTCAAAATGAAGATAAAATATTATGTAAGCGATGTGTAATGGATACATCTATTCCCGGGGTTTATTTGGATAATCAAGGAGTATGTAATTTCTGCCACATGCATGATAAGTTAGATAAACGGTTCCCTGTTGGGGAACAAGGAGCCATGATATTACAAAAGATAGCAGAGAAGATAAGAAGAGATGGACGGGGGAAAAAATATGATTGTGTGGTGGGTGTCAGTGGAGGAAGAGACACTTCCTATTGTTTGTATTATGTAAAAGAAATTATGAATTTACGCCCTCTGGCTGTCCACTTCGATAATGGTTGGGATTCAGAAATTGCCAAAAGCAATCTCGCAAAACTTTGCGATAAATTGGATGTGGAATTACATACCATAATTATGGATTGGCCTGAATCACGAGAATTAACCAATGCAACTATCCGTGCCTGCGTCCCTTATATAGACCTGACAGATGATATAGGAATTGCAAGCAGTTTATATAGGACTGCAGTTGCAGAAAATGTTCGTTATATTATTTTAAGCCATTCTTTCCGTGAAGAAGGGGTAACCCCACTTATGTGGAATTATATTGATGGGAAATACACAAGGGCTATTATTGAACGATATTGTAAAATCCCATTAAAACATTTTAAGAATGTTGAACTTTGGGATATGATTTATTGGATATTATGGAAAAGAATTCGAGTAATTAACATTACAAATTATTATGATGATACAGGAGAGAAAATCGAAACCTTGCTTAAGGAAAAGTTCGATTGGCAGGATACAGGACAACATCACTTAGATAATGAACTGTTTACTCTTGTTTATTACTATGCTCGAAGGAAATTTGGCTTTGATTGGCGTGTTGTAGAATTATCAGCAAAAGTCAGAACAGGTGTAATATCACGCGAATCCGCATTAAAAGCATTACAAGAAATTCCGTTTTTTGAGGATGAAGAAAGAATTGAACATTGTTTGAGAAAACAGGGTATAAGCCGAGAAGAGTTTGAGGCAATTGTTAATGCTCCAAACAAATATTTCACAGACTATCCTTCATATTATCCTTTATTACGAAAATTTAAATGGTTTGTGTGGATTTTGTGTAAATTGCACACTATACCAGCACATACTTATGAAAAATATTTTCATGCTATCTGA
- a CDS encoding lysylphosphatidylglycerol synthase transmembrane domain-containing protein: MFNFIKNKDKILNLLHIFGFILLIIITCFGIYQIREENLTDIKNLIINRWGLFLFACILRLLDWILDYYLWRCMLKKYSANVPVIKSVWIYLSAGAGIVLPAQLGRALRGYVITKTTDIPLSKAMSLEFLFLLCVFEGAFVVTIISLGFYANTLLLPIILSLLLLIMFPWMLRVFKPWLTKFKIWISEDLIRPLFLMVFCVACSIGWTINGFIFYLLLGGKESGIYLSQAEITVLGNLLLAICSGIPGGIGIVETTMSISLHWLQVQLPEIILVIGLFRILTFWIWIPVGWVALIRLKLYKKIDLGSSIQ; this comes from the coding sequence ATGTTTAATTTTATAAAAAATAAAGACAAAATATTAAATTTACTTCATATATTTGGTTTTATTCTTCTGATTATAATAACCTGTTTTGGAATCTATCAGATAAGAGAAGAGAATCTGACAGATATAAAGAATTTAATCATAAATAGGTGGGGATTATTCTTATTTGCATGTATTTTACGATTATTAGATTGGATATTGGATTACTATTTGTGGAGATGTATGCTTAAGAAATATTCTGCAAATGTTCCTGTAATAAAATCTGTTTGGATTTACCTTAGTGCGGGAGCAGGCATTGTATTGCCAGCACAGTTGGGGCGGGCATTAAGAGGTTATGTAATTACAAAAACAACAGATATTCCCCTTTCAAAAGCAATGTCTTTAGAATTTTTATTTTTATTATGTGTTTTTGAAGGAGCGTTTGTAGTAACAATTATATCTTTGGGATTTTATGCGAATACTTTGTTATTGCCAATAATTCTTTCGTTATTATTATTAATTATGTTTCCATGGATGCTTAGAGTATTTAAACCCTGGCTAACGAAATTTAAAATATGGATATCAGAAGATTTAATTCGCCCTTTATTTCTTATGGTATTTTGTGTAGCTTGTTCAATAGGTTGGACTATTAATGGTTTTATCTTTTATTTATTATTAGGAGGAAAGGAATCGGGAATCTATTTAAGTCAAGCAGAAATTACTGTTTTGGGGAATCTGCTACTTGCGATATGTAGTGGTATTCCGGGAGGGATTGGAATTGTTGAAACGACAATGAGTATTTCCCTACACTGGCTACAGGTTCAATTACCAGAAATAATCCTTGTTATAGGACTGTTTCGTATACTTACATTCTGGATATGGATTCCTGTTGGTTGGGTAGCATTAATCCGATTAAAATTGTATAAAAAGATTGATTTGGGAAGTAGTATTCAATGA
- a CDS encoding radical SAM protein: MNKIKNIPTILKSWIKTKVLGVNSPLFVEWNITFRCPYQCLYCGSREVSVNELDTNEILERLAILYKTGVRWITFGGGEPLIKKDIMKILEHAKSLGLNVFLSSTGVNIEKYDGIEKYIDHINLSFDGPEEIHDEIRGKGTYKRLFEVVQYCKMKNISTSFLCVISKLNINTIDFVLQKAQEEHTKVMFQPATLHLDSSLKPNPIAPDKEAYYNAMQDIIRKKKEGAPVRNSFAGLKYLSNWPHPTKIWCCAGRLTYTIEPDGTILSCHLFGTRELYKQKKDKDNGKDFENLITHLTVPTGCATCWCAPIVELALIWNLNPSAIWNALWI, encoded by the coding sequence ATGAATAAAATAAAAAATATTCCTACCATATTAAAATCATGGATAAAAACAAAGGTTTTAGGAGTAAATTCGCCATTATTTGTGGAATGGAATATAACTTTTCGTTGCCCCTATCAATGCCTTTATTGTGGTTCAAGAGAAGTATCTGTGAATGAATTGGATACAAATGAAATATTAGAACGATTGGCGATTTTATATAAAACAGGGGTGAGATGGATTACATTTGGTGGAGGAGAACCTTTAATTAAAAAGGATATAATGAAAATTCTGGAACATGCAAAATCACTGGGATTAAATGTTTTTTTAAGTTCAACGGGTGTTAATATAGAAAAATATGATGGGATTGAAAAGTATATAGACCATATTAACTTGAGTTTTGATGGTCCTGAAGAAATACATGATGAAATACGGGGAAAGGGTACTTATAAGCGTTTATTTGAAGTAGTGCAATATTGCAAGATGAAAAATATATCCACCTCTTTTTTATGTGTAATTTCCAAACTAAACATAAATACAATAGATTTTGTTTTACAGAAGGCTCAGGAAGAACATACAAAGGTAATGTTTCAGCCTGCAACATTACATCTGGATTCATCGCTAAAACCCAATCCTATTGCTCCTGATAAAGAAGCGTATTATAATGCGATGCAGGATATAATAAGAAAGAAAAAAGAAGGGGCACCTGTCCGTAATTCATTTGCAGGCTTAAAGTATTTAAGTAACTGGCCTCATCCAACAAAAATATGGTGCTGTGCTGGTAGGTTAACATATACAATTGAGCCAGATGGAACCATACTTTCTTGTCATTTGTTTGGAACCCGAGAATTGTATAAACAGAAAAAAGATAAAGATAATGGAAAAGATTTTGAAAACTTAATAACTCATTTAACTGTACCCACAGGTTGTGCCACTTGTTGGTGTGCACCGATAGTGGAACTTGCTCTAATATGGAATTTAAATCCTTCAGCAATCTGGAATGCTCTCTGGATATAA
- the hisH gene encoding imidazole glycerol phosphate synthase subunit HisH, whose protein sequence is MKTENTQNNKIKIGIIDYSAGNIHSVYKAFAKKGVSIEIVNKETELDVFDGIVLPGVGACGSAMDFLTKIGLIRRLNYYVLELKKPILGICLGFQIMTEFSEEGPSKGLGWIPVNVCHIRNVVKSPIRVPHIGWNDVKVYKDELSLLSGMIENPNFYFAHSYFVPFKEIDGNLGVTEYGTSFISLYQNKNIYGTQFHPEKSYIGGALLLQNFLNEVLNAKS, encoded by the coding sequence ATGAAAACGGAAAACACACAAAATAACAAAATAAAAATTGGGATTATTGATTACTCGGCAGGAAATATACATTCTGTATATAAGGCTTTTGCAAAAAAAGGAGTTTCTATTGAAATTGTTAATAAAGAAACCGAACTGGATGTATTTGATGGTATTGTTTTGCCAGGGGTTGGTGCTTGTGGTAGTGCTATGGATTTTCTAACAAAGATAGGTTTGATCCGAAGATTAAATTATTATGTATTGGAATTAAAAAAACCTATTTTAGGTATTTGTTTAGGTTTTCAAATTATGACAGAATTTAGTGAAGAAGGTCCGTCGAAAGGATTAGGTTGGATACCCGTAAATGTTTGCCATATACGAAATGTAGTTAAAAGCCCTATTCGAGTGCCTCATATCGGTTGGAACGATGTAAAGGTTTATAAAGATGAATTGTCTTTATTATCCGGAATGATAGAAAATCCTAATTTTTATTTTGCCCATTCTTATTTTGTCCCTTTCAAAGAAATTGATGGAAATCTGGGGGTAACAGAATACGGCACTTCTTTTATTTCTTTATATCAAAATAAAAACATTTACGGAACACAGTTTCATCCTGAAAAGAGTTATATAGGTGGTGCTTTATTGTTACAAAATTTTTTGAACGAGGTGTTAAATGCTAAAAGTTAG